Proteins from a single region of Dyadobacter fanqingshengii:
- a CDS encoding cob(I)yrinic acid a,c-diamide adenosyltransferase, which produces MKIYTKTGDRGTTSLIGGTRLSKAHVRIDAYGTVDELNSYIGMLRDQPVNVQRRNLLKEIQDRLFTIGSHLASESDQVKRVLPDLLEDDVTLLEAEMDAIDSQIPPLRAFVLPGGHQSVSFGHIARTVCRRAERAVIHLQQGEEVEDIVIRYLNRLSDYLFMLCRAMTYELEIEEVTWIPRVASKK; this is translated from the coding sequence ATGAAAATATACACCAAAACAGGTGACAGAGGAACGACGTCGCTGATCGGCGGTACGCGGTTGAGTAAGGCGCATGTGCGGATTGATGCTTATGGGACTGTGGATGAGCTGAATAGTTATATCGGAATGCTGCGCGACCAGCCTGTGAATGTGCAGCGGCGGAATCTTTTGAAAGAAATTCAAGACCGGCTTTTTACAATCGGGTCACATTTGGCTTCTGAATCTGACCAGGTAAAGCGGGTTTTGCCCGATTTATTGGAAGATGATGTAACGCTTCTTGAAGCGGAAATGGATGCGATTGATTCCCAAATTCCGCCTTTGCGAGCATTTGTTTTGCCGGGCGGGCACCAGTCGGTTTCGTTTGGGCATATCGCCCGCACAGTTTGCCGGCGTGCGGAACGTGCGGTGATTCATTTGCAGCAGGGTGAAGAGGTGGAGGATATTGTCATTCGTTACCTCAATCGCCTTTCTGACTACTTGTTTATGCTTTGCCGCGCCATGACTTACGAGCTGGAAATTGAGGAAGTTACGTGGATACCAAGGGTCGCTTCAAAAAAATAA
- a CDS encoding sodium:solute symporter family protein, with protein sequence MKIKPIDFLVIIAYLLLVTAIGIILKRQAQKSKNDYMLGGRSMPFWMLGISNASGMFDISGTVWMVSIMFVYGVKSIWLPWLWPVFNQIFMMVYLSVWLRRSNVSTGAEWMLTRFGNKKDALPSHKTIIAFALLSCLGFMAYGFIGLGKFIEIFIPWRFVQPYVPFNVAPAYAAHFYGVIFTLFTVFYSLLGGMKSIVWADLIHYAIMVFVSVVIAIIAMTALHYAQSLPVPVGWNNIFFGKELNLDWSAHIPEVNEKIKANGFSPFGYFFALMTAKGILASLAGPVPSYDMQKILSTKTPREAALMSMIVNVVLLPTRYLLIIGVTILGLLFYKDLNISIADKTDFERILPAVLNTYIPPGLLGLVLVGLMGAFMGTFAGTFNAAQAYLVNDIYLKSFNPKASNKQITRMNYLLGLAVVTISILLGFLAKDVNTILQWIVSALFGGYIASNVLKWHWWRFNSSGFFWGMFSGIICALAAPYVFRGTVPLFYFPIILLISTIGAVAGSLLTPATDFDTLKNFYKTVKPWGFWGPVAAAVKVDEPSFMPNRNFKRDMLNVVIGITAQTSITALPVFLVLLMPVQTAVAAAILAISTLVLWKTWYQKLPEN encoded by the coding sequence ATGAAGATAAAACCGATTGATTTCCTGGTTATCATAGCTTACCTGTTGCTGGTAACGGCTATTGGGATCATACTTAAAAGACAGGCTCAAAAAAGTAAAAATGATTACATGCTTGGCGGGAGATCAATGCCATTCTGGATGCTCGGTATTTCAAATGCATCGGGAATGTTTGACATTTCGGGAACCGTCTGGATGGTTTCCATCATGTTTGTTTATGGCGTAAAAAGCATTTGGCTGCCCTGGCTCTGGCCCGTTTTCAACCAGATTTTCATGATGGTATATCTGTCCGTATGGTTGCGACGATCAAATGTATCGACCGGCGCGGAATGGATGCTTACAAGGTTTGGAAACAAAAAAGATGCATTACCGTCGCATAAGACCATCATTGCATTTGCGCTTTTGAGCTGTTTAGGTTTCATGGCTTATGGATTTATAGGCTTAGGCAAATTCATCGAAATTTTCATTCCCTGGCGTTTTGTGCAACCCTATGTGCCTTTTAATGTGGCACCGGCATATGCGGCGCATTTTTACGGCGTCATTTTTACATTGTTCACGGTATTTTATTCTTTACTGGGTGGCATGAAAAGTATTGTTTGGGCGGACCTGATCCATTATGCAATTATGGTTTTTGTGTCTGTGGTCATCGCTATCATTGCGATGACGGCTTTACATTATGCGCAATCGCTGCCCGTTCCTGTTGGCTGGAATAACATCTTTTTTGGAAAAGAACTGAATCTGGATTGGAGCGCACATATCCCCGAAGTGAATGAAAAAATCAAGGCCAACGGATTTTCTCCTTTTGGCTATTTCTTTGCTTTAATGACAGCCAAAGGCATATTAGCAAGCCTGGCCGGACCGGTTCCCAGTTACGATATGCAAAAGATCCTTTCAACAAAAACCCCCCGCGAGGCCGCCCTCATGAGTATGATCGTAAATGTGGTGTTGCTTCCTACGCGCTACTTGCTCATTATCGGAGTAACCATTCTCGGTTTGTTGTTTTATAAAGATCTCAACATTTCAATCGCGGATAAGACTGATTTTGAGCGGATCCTGCCCGCAGTGCTCAACACATACATTCCTCCCGGCTTACTGGGTTTAGTGCTGGTTGGGCTGATGGGCGCTTTTATGGGAACATTTGCAGGAACATTCAATGCAGCGCAAGCCTACCTTGTGAATGATATTTACTTAAAATCGTTTAATCCAAAAGCCAGTAATAAACAGATTACCAGGATGAATTACTTGCTGGGGCTGGCCGTTGTGACGATCAGTATCCTGCTCGGATTTCTGGCGAAAGACGTCAACACTATTTTACAATGGATCGTTTCTGCCCTATTCGGAGGTTATATTGCCTCCAATGTCTTGAAATGGCATTGGTGGCGGTTCAACAGCAGCGGATTTTTCTGGGGAATGTTCTCCGGGATCATTTGCGCATTAGCTGCTCCCTATGTTTTCCGGGGCACAGTCCCGCTTTTTTATTTCCCCATAATCCTGCTCATTTCAACGATTGGAGCAGTGGCAGGTTCGTTGCTCACGCCGGCAACGGACTTTGATACATTGAAAAATTTTTATAAAACAGTAAAACCGTGGGGATTTTGGGGGCCTGTGGCGGCGGCAGTGAAGGTTGATGAGCCGTCGTTTATGCCTAACCGCAATTTTAAACGGGATATGCTGAATGTTGTGATCGGCATTACAGCCCAGACTTCTATCACCGCTCTACCAGTATTTTTGGTTTTACTAATGCCCGTCCAAACAGCCGTTGCAGCAGCAATCCTGGCGATTTCAACATTAGTCCTATGGAAAACCTGGTATCAGAAGCTTCCTGAAAATTGA
- a CDS encoding putative toxin-antitoxin system toxin component, PIN family translates to MSKLSVVIDTNVLIKTINRANFEFFIYQSFELEAFNWVVSTSILDEYEEKLTEFYSQKTAQLVLEILCTANNVIFAEPHFRWNLIKDDPDDNKFSDLAISSNSRCLVTFDKHFDVFNNIEFPRLSIVNPTQFHSLLAEAEQKF, encoded by the coding sequence ATGAGTAAATTGAGCGTAGTGATTGATACAAATGTCCTGATCAAAACAATTAACAGGGCGAATTTCGAATTCTTTATCTATCAATCTTTCGAATTAGAAGCCTTTAACTGGGTTGTCAGCACAAGTATTTTAGATGAATATGAAGAAAAATTAACGGAATTCTATTCTCAGAAAACCGCACAACTTGTCCTTGAAATCCTCTGCACCGCTAACAATGTTATTTTTGCTGAGCCTCATTTTCGATGGAATCTGATTAAAGATGATCCGGATGACAATAAGTTTTCTGATTTGGCTATTTCGTCTAACTCCAGATGCCTCGTTACCTTTGACAAACATTTTGATGTTTTCAACAACATTGAATTCCCTAGATTGTCGATAGTAAATCCAACACAATTCCACTCCCTCCTTGCGGAAGCAGAACAAAAATTTTAA
- a CDS encoding AraC family transcriptional regulator, whose amino-acid sequence MSEIYREITPLTQYDCFTIFARKKTVFDFPLHCHDEFELNLVLSGKGVKRIVGDHTEVIDDAELVLVGNNLPHGWLNNSYKWEEGVPEVHEITVQFHRDLFDDKFLKRNQLFFVRSLLEKSAKGIAFSKETIERITPRLTALVQKSGFDSILELMSILHDLSVSRNMRTLSNSTFTGENVNFNSRRIEKVFVYMRDNYDKEINLEGVSRLAGMSEVSFSRFIKKRTGKTFIESLNEIRLGHASRSLINTTNTISEIAYKCGFNNLSYFNRIFKNKNGCTPKEFRDNYSGTRTFI is encoded by the coding sequence ATGAGTGAAATTTACCGCGAAATTACCCCCTTAACTCAGTACGACTGCTTCACAATTTTTGCCCGAAAAAAAACCGTTTTTGATTTTCCTTTACACTGCCACGATGAATTTGAGTTGAACCTGGTGCTGTCTGGCAAGGGTGTGAAGAGGATTGTGGGGGATCATACTGAGGTCATTGACGACGCTGAGCTGGTGCTGGTTGGCAATAATCTGCCGCATGGCTGGCTCAATAACTCCTATAAATGGGAGGAAGGTGTGCCTGAGGTTCATGAAATTACCGTTCAGTTTCACCGCGACCTTTTCGATGACAAGTTCCTGAAACGCAACCAATTGTTCTTTGTCCGCTCACTGCTTGAAAAGTCGGCCAAAGGAATTGCTTTTTCCAAAGAGACCATTGAGCGCATCACGCCGCGACTTACAGCGCTCGTACAGAAAAGTGGGTTTGACTCCATTCTCGAACTAATGTCGATCCTGCACGATCTGTCCGTATCCAGAAATATGCGGACGCTTTCAAACAGCACATTTACGGGTGAAAATGTCAATTTCAACAGCCGGAGGATTGAGAAGGTGTTTGTGTACATGCGTGATAATTATGACAAGGAAATTAATCTGGAAGGGGTTTCCAGGCTTGCTGGGATGTCGGAAGTCTCGTTCAGCCGATTTATCAAAAAACGGACAGGGAAAACTTTCATTGAAAGTCTAAACGAAATCAGGCTTGGACATGCTTCAAGATCGCTGATCAACACAACCAACACGATCTCGGAAATTGCCTACAAATGCGGATTTAATAATTTATCGTATTTCAACCGGATTTTCAAGAACAAAAACGGCTGTACGCCCAAGGAATTCCGGGATAATTATTCTGGGACGAGGACTTTTATTTGA
- a CDS encoding branched-chain amino acid aminotransferase: protein MTADTLQIEVQQTTNSRLQEVDFNNLVFGRNISDHMFIAEYREGQWQDLRIVPYGDLSLSPATAALHYGQAIFEGMKAYKSEEGEVLLFRAIDNWKRLNKSAERLCMPTIPEEIFMSGLTELLRQDADWVPSQEGCSLYIRPYMFATDPYIGVKPSDSYYFIIFTSPVGTYYAKPPRVKVETHFIRAAEGGVGATKCAGNYAGSLYPAKLAQQEGYDQLIWTDAREHAYIEESGTMNIMFILDGKLVTPYVSETTLDGITRKSIVAIAQHWGIPVEERRVSVKEIVDGLKDGSLEAAFGAGTAVVISPFASIAYEGVDYPLPEIKEDSFVNKVKHYLTDLRTGKEEDTFGWMLKV, encoded by the coding sequence ATGACAGCCGACACATTGCAAATAGAGGTTCAGCAGACGACAAATTCACGTTTGCAAGAGGTTGATTTCAATAACCTCGTTTTTGGCCGGAACATTTCCGACCACATGTTTATCGCCGAATACCGCGAAGGTCAGTGGCAAGACCTCCGGATCGTCCCTTACGGCGATCTTTCGCTGAGCCCTGCAACCGCTGCGCTGCATTACGGCCAGGCTATTTTTGAAGGCATGAAAGCCTACAAAAGCGAAGAGGGTGAAGTGCTTCTTTTCCGTGCCATTGATAACTGGAAACGGCTGAATAAATCAGCGGAACGCCTTTGCATGCCAACGATCCCGGAGGAAATTTTCATGAGCGGACTGACAGAATTGCTTCGTCAGGATGCTGACTGGGTGCCTTCGCAAGAGGGTTGCTCCCTATACATTCGCCCATATATGTTTGCTACTGACCCATATATTGGTGTAAAACCTTCTGATTCTTACTATTTTATCATATTCACAAGCCCGGTCGGCACGTACTATGCAAAACCGCCGCGCGTGAAAGTGGAAACACATTTCATCCGTGCTGCCGAAGGTGGCGTAGGCGCAACCAAATGTGCCGGAAACTATGCTGGCTCACTTTATCCGGCCAAGCTTGCTCAACAAGAAGGTTACGATCAGCTGATATGGACCGACGCACGCGAGCATGCTTACATCGAAGAGTCGGGAACGATGAACATTATGTTTATACTGGATGGCAAACTGGTTACGCCGTATGTTTCCGAAACAACATTAGATGGCATTACGCGTAAAAGCATTGTGGCTATTGCACAGCATTGGGGCATTCCGGTGGAAGAACGCAGGGTAAGCGTGAAAGAAATTGTTGATGGTTTGAAAGACGGAAGTCTGGAAGCTGCATTTGGTGCTGGAACGGCCGTTGTTATCTCCCCATTTGCTTCCATTGCTTATGAAGGCGTTGATTATCCACTTCCGGAAATCAAGGAGGATTCATTTGTAAACAAAGTGAAGCATTATTTAACTGACTTACGCACAGGCAAAGAGGAAGATACATTTGGCTGGATGCTGAAAGTTTAG
- a CDS encoding SusC/RagA family TonB-linked outer membrane protein, which translates to MKKNLLNIVLVLLSMLALRSYAQEMTVSGKVNDASGGEIAGVNVVVKGTTRGTTTNDKGEFSIAVEKGKTLTFSYIGYVSKEVVVNASVLDVSLAAEATALNEVVVTALGISRDKRSLAYSITEVNGNNLTSAREANLGNALAGRVAGVNVSKIATGPAGSSRVIIRGNKSLQGNNQPLYVIDGIPMDNNNFGQAGLWGGSDEGDGLSSINPDDIESITVLKGANAAALYGSRAANGVINVVTKRGTKRKGVGIEFGTNYVFEKLNDLSDLQKTYGTGSYVERVATKPANQNQAYEWGDDSWGPKFDNSQVIGFDGKMRPYAHAGDNFSRYLKTGHAFTNNLAFSGGNETQNFRASVTNLKSTSIIPNSGFDRLNLSLSTNAKFGKKLTLDAKVLYSEEKAKNRPNVSDSPGNAIQTLWRIPGDQNVLDYYGDPNKPGAIAAGTDEASLSLWGKKVGEEFQQANNNWGQNPYWTAYQFIKSDQKNRIITSGQLKYQLTDWLFIQGRVGMDKYSRRAEGLTPEGTGYQRGGARNLGNWDVQEVNAEYTIGVTKEFGKFGITAFGGGNRMRRKYEYTNVYGNGFNVAFFPALNNLKGKTWDYTPEESGINSLLGSAEVSYDGFLFVTATARNDWFSVLNPETNSILYPSIGTSFVFSDAIKTLPAWISYGKVRASWAQVGNVTIGPYATNLTYSLNGNPHLGYPMASFSSAMGNGGNIPNALLKPLTVTETEIGIDFRLFNNKIGVDFTYYDQQTTDDILNATISRASGFGSTSVNLGKLQNRGIELLLTATPLKSSNVTWDLTLNLARNSNKVKSLIDGVDELVMDEPRTRNSYIKNIVGQPFGMITGRVQKLSPDGQPVFYSDGRPVGSAGYEVIGNGIAKLTGGLTNAFNYKGFDLSFLVDFKVGGDILSGTNMRLDQWGVSKRSLQGREGEAPLTVSGVTQEGTEFRPFNKTLTPQEAYNYWGSVGGEADAVTNMYLYDASFVKLRQMTLGYSFPKKLLEKTPLQNLTLSFVGRNLAILFKNIDNVDPESTYSNGNSQGFDYFGFPSTRSYGFNLRATF; encoded by the coding sequence ATGAAAAAAAATCTACTGAACATTGTGTTGGTACTGCTCTCCATGCTGGCTCTCAGGAGTTATGCACAGGAAATGACAGTATCCGGGAAAGTAAATGACGCATCGGGTGGAGAAATCGCCGGTGTGAACGTTGTGGTGAAGGGTACAACCCGTGGAACGACAACTAACGATAAAGGAGAATTTTCCATCGCTGTCGAAAAAGGAAAAACATTGACCTTCAGCTATATCGGATATGTTTCCAAAGAAGTTGTTGTCAATGCGAGTGTACTGGACGTAAGCCTGGCCGCCGAGGCCACTGCACTGAATGAAGTAGTTGTTACGGCCTTGGGTATCAGCCGTGATAAGCGCTCGCTGGCTTATTCTATCACAGAGGTCAACGGAAATAACCTGACGTCTGCACGGGAAGCGAACCTGGGTAACGCGCTTGCCGGACGGGTTGCTGGTGTGAATGTAAGCAAAATCGCTACTGGCCCTGCAGGTTCTTCCAGGGTAATTATCCGTGGTAACAAGTCATTACAGGGCAATAATCAGCCTTTGTACGTAATCGACGGTATCCCTATGGATAACAATAACTTCGGTCAGGCTGGCCTTTGGGGTGGTTCTGATGAAGGTGATGGTCTTTCGAGTATTAACCCGGATGACATTGAATCCATTACTGTATTGAAAGGTGCGAATGCGGCTGCTCTTTACGGCTCTCGTGCTGCGAATGGCGTTATCAATGTTGTTACCAAACGCGGAACCAAGAGAAAAGGCGTAGGCATTGAATTCGGCACCAATTACGTTTTTGAAAAACTGAATGACCTTTCGGATCTGCAAAAAACGTACGGAACGGGTTCATATGTTGAGCGCGTGGCTACCAAACCTGCTAACCAGAACCAGGCTTATGAATGGGGCGACGATTCGTGGGGGCCTAAGTTTGACAACAGCCAGGTCATCGGTTTTGACGGAAAAATGCGTCCATATGCCCATGCAGGCGACAACTTTTCCAGATATCTGAAAACAGGCCATGCTTTTACAAATAACCTGGCGTTCTCAGGCGGCAACGAAACCCAAAATTTCCGCGCCTCGGTGACGAATCTGAAAAGTACTTCTATCATTCCAAATTCAGGATTTGACAGATTAAACCTTTCCTTATCAACCAATGCGAAATTCGGTAAAAAACTGACACTGGACGCCAAAGTGCTTTATTCAGAAGAAAAAGCGAAAAACCGGCCGAATGTATCAGATTCGCCGGGTAATGCTATTCAAACCCTCTGGAGAATTCCGGGAGACCAGAATGTGTTGGATTACTATGGCGATCCTAACAAGCCGGGCGCTATCGCAGCCGGAACAGACGAAGCAAGTTTAAGTCTTTGGGGCAAAAAAGTTGGTGAAGAGTTCCAGCAGGCTAATAACAACTGGGGCCAGAATCCATACTGGACCGCATACCAATTCATTAAATCCGATCAGAAAAACAGGATTATTACTTCGGGACAGTTGAAATATCAGCTTACAGACTGGCTGTTTATTCAGGGACGTGTGGGAATGGATAAATATTCCCGCCGAGCGGAAGGCTTAACGCCGGAAGGGACTGGATATCAACGTGGTGGCGCAAGAAACCTGGGCAACTGGGATGTGCAGGAAGTGAACGCGGAATACACCATTGGGGTAACCAAGGAATTCGGCAAATTCGGCATTACTGCTTTTGGAGGCGGTAACAGAATGCGCAGGAAATACGAATATACCAATGTGTATGGCAACGGATTCAATGTAGCGTTCTTCCCGGCGCTTAATAACTTAAAAGGTAAAACATGGGATTACACACCGGAGGAATCGGGTATAAATTCCCTTTTAGGATCAGCGGAAGTTTCTTATGATGGTTTCCTGTTCGTAACTGCAACAGCAAGAAACGACTGGTTTTCAGTACTTAATCCTGAAACCAACAGCATTCTTTATCCATCGATCGGAACAAGTTTTGTGTTTTCCGACGCAATCAAAACATTGCCAGCCTGGATTTCTTACGGTAAAGTGAGAGCATCCTGGGCCCAAGTGGGTAATGTTACCATCGGGCCATACGCAACAAACCTGACTTACTCATTGAACGGAAATCCACATTTGGGTTATCCAATGGCTTCTTTCTCTTCTGCGATGGGCAACGGAGGAAACATTCCCAACGCGTTGCTGAAACCGCTCACGGTTACGGAAACAGAAATCGGTATAGATTTCCGTTTGTTCAACAACAAAATTGGCGTTGACTTCACTTACTACGACCAGCAAACGACAGACGATATCCTGAACGCAACCATTTCAAGAGCCTCCGGCTTTGGCAGCACTTCTGTAAACCTTGGGAAATTGCAAAACAGAGGGATCGAATTATTGCTGACTGCGACTCCGTTGAAATCCAGCAATGTAACCTGGGATCTTACCCTTAACCTGGCAAGAAACTCCAACAAAGTAAAATCGCTGATCGATGGTGTGGATGAGCTGGTTATGGATGAACCCCGTACGCGGAATTCTTACATTAAAAACATTGTCGGCCAGCCATTTGGTATGATCACAGGCCGCGTTCAGAAACTATCTCCTGATGGCCAACCTGTTTTTTACAGCGATGGCCGTCCGGTAGGTTCGGCGGGTTACGAAGTGATCGGAAATGGTATCGCGAAGTTGACCGGAGGTCTTACCAACGCATTCAATTACAAAGGATTTGACCTGTCATTCCTGGTTGACTTTAAGGTTGGCGGCGACATTCTTTCCGGAACAAACATGAGACTCGACCAGTGGGGCGTAAGCAAGCGTTCGCTGCAAGGCCGTGAAGGAGAAGCTCCGCTGACTGTTTCGGGTGTAACGCAGGAAGGGACTGAATTTAGGCCGTTTAACAAAACACTTACTCCGCAGGAAGCTTACAACTATTGGGGATCTGTGGGTGGCGAAGCGGATGCTGTAACGAACATGTATCTGTACGATGCATCATTTGTAAAATTGAGACAAATGACATTAGGATACTCTTTCCCCAAAAAATTATTGGAAAAAACGCCGCTGCAAAACCTGACGCTTTCTTTCGTAGGTCGTAACCTGGCCATTCTGTTCAAGAATATCGATAATGTTGATCCCGAATCAACTTATTCTAACGGAAACTCGCAAGGTTTTGACTACTTCGGATTCCCTTCGACACGCAGTTACGGTTTCAATTTGAGAGCAACATTTTAA
- a CDS encoding S-adenosylmethionine:tRNA ribosyltransferase-isomerase translates to MKEGENESAESVQKDWFKVAESIRLEEFIYDLPDEKVAKYPLEVRDQSKLMIYKDGEIVHKQFTDLPENLPPKTLLIFNDTKVIPARAYFKKETGAVIEILLLHPELPTRVINDAMLIQHSCVWECMIGNKKRWKLADQLTTEIEVNGQQILLSVSYEDYDRNLVRFNWSGDLVFLDIVKALGEIPLPPYLNRDTEARDSETYQTVYAHHDGAVAAPTAGLHFTQDIFEKLEAKEVKRSFLTLHVGAGTFQPIKVSSVTEHRMHSEQVVFTKQLVIDLLENLETIIPVGTTSLRSLESLYWFGVKLFREETSSFFIEKLYPYPFEENELPSAAEALEAILIFMESQDLDHIVGETEIFIFPGYTFRLCKAIITNYHQPGSTLILLVAAFIGQDWKRIYSEALLKDYRFLSYGDSSLLWRKD, encoded by the coding sequence ATGAAGGAAGGAGAAAACGAAAGTGCGGAAAGTGTGCAAAAAGATTGGTTCAAAGTAGCCGAATCGATCCGGCTTGAAGAATTCATTTATGATCTGCCCGACGAAAAGGTCGCGAAATATCCGCTGGAAGTCCGCGACCAATCGAAATTGATGATTTACAAAGACGGCGAAATTGTGCACAAGCAGTTCACTGATCTCCCCGAAAATTTGCCCCCCAAAACGCTTCTCATATTCAATGACACCAAAGTAATCCCGGCAAGGGCTTATTTTAAGAAGGAAACGGGAGCTGTCATAGAAATTCTGTTGCTGCATCCAGAGCTTCCAACCCGCGTTATCAATGATGCAATGCTCATCCAGCATTCCTGCGTTTGGGAATGTATGATTGGGAATAAAAAACGCTGGAAATTAGCGGATCAGCTAACCACAGAAATTGAAGTGAATGGTCAGCAAATTCTTCTGAGCGTTAGTTATGAGGATTACGACCGAAATCTTGTTCGGTTTAATTGGAGCGGCGACCTTGTATTTCTGGACATTGTAAAAGCCCTTGGTGAAATTCCATTGCCGCCATACTTAAACCGCGACACAGAAGCGCGCGATTCTGAAACTTACCAAACCGTTTACGCGCACCACGACGGAGCGGTTGCGGCCCCTACTGCTGGTCTGCATTTCACTCAGGATATTTTCGAAAAACTGGAAGCAAAAGAGGTAAAACGCTCATTTTTGACATTGCATGTGGGCGCGGGAACATTTCAGCCCATCAAAGTCAGCTCCGTAACTGAGCACCGGATGCATTCCGAGCAGGTTGTTTTTACCAAACAATTGGTCATTGATCTGCTGGAAAATCTCGAAACGATTATTCCGGTTGGGACAACTTCGCTACGTTCTTTGGAAAGTTTGTATTGGTTTGGTGTAAAGCTTTTTCGTGAGGAAACGAGTTCGTTTTTTATTGAGAAACTATATCCTTATCCATTTGAAGAGAACGAATTGCCTTCCGCTGCCGAAGCATTAGAAGCAATTTTGATCTTCATGGAAAGCCAAGACCTCGATCACATTGTCGGTGAAACAGAAATTTTTATCTTCCCAGGTTACACATTCCGTCTTTGCAAAGCCATTATCACCAATTACCACCAACCAGGCTCCACATTAATTTTGCTCGTGGCCGCTTTTATAGGACAAGATTGGAAGCGCATTTATTCCGAAGCATTGTTGAAGGATTATCGGTTTTTGAGTTATGGGGATTCTTCGTTGTTGTGGAGGAAGGATTGA